The DNA region GGGCTCATCGCCCTGCTGGATCACCTTGCCGCCCTGAAAGTCCCCCTGGGTGTAGCCACTTCAACAGACCGGGAAGCCGCCCTATGGAAGCTCCGCAAGGCAGGAATACTGGAACGTTTTTCCGCAATGACCTTTGGTGATGAAATCCGCCGGGGCAAACCCGATCCGGACATCTTCCTTCTGGCAGCAGCCCGCCTGGGCGAAGCGCCCCGGGACTGCATAGGCTTCGAAGACTCCCCTGCGGGTCTCATGGCCCTCCACGCCGCAGGAATCCGATCGGTATTTGTTAAAGATATTCTGGAACCCTCGCCAGAGGTCCTGGCTACAGTCTGGCATCGCTGCGCCGACCTAGCAGAAGCCCGCGCCCTCTTCGGCCACTAACCCCTTTCCAAAGCGCCGCCGAAGGCGCGCCCAAGCCATTCCATGTAGCGTTTCCAAACTCCCCAAGCCCCGCCGGAGGCGCAACCAAGGCCATCCCCCCCAGGCTTTTAACCAAGGCGCCGGCAGGGTGGGGGAGCCTTCGGGGGGCGTCTATGGA from Treponema primitia ZAS-2 includes:
- a CDS encoding HAD family hydrolase, producing the protein MEPTFGKAPPLGAPFLPNAVIFDMDGLMIDSERPGIRAWIDAARELGWDMAEELILQAVGRNEESTKNLLIDAFGPGFPYEKVRDLTRERIIERAEKEGIPHRPGLIALLDHLAALKVPLGVATSTDREAALWKLRKAGILERFSAMTFGDEIRRGKPDPDIFLLAAARLGEAPRDCIGFEDSPAGLMALHAAGIRSVFVKDILEPSPEVLATVWHRCADLAEARALFGH